In Clupea harengus unplaced genomic scaffold, Ch_v2.0.2, whole genome shotgun sequence, a single genomic region encodes these proteins:
- the LOC122131985 gene encoding epoxide hydrolase 3 isoform X2, with amino-acid sequence MKHLPVSGMPGSGNTASFGAGYSWRHQLCEFSCQYHTVALDLRGCGDSDAPSQLDEYTLEKLLYDIRDTIDELGHTRCILVGHDWGGMLAWHFALERPDMVQRLIIMNAPHPAAWLDAVLRHPKQLLRSGHACFFQLPLLPEIALSLDDFKLLRNMLCGARLGISNKARRLTEAQLDGYLYRLSQPGGLTPPLNYFRAFLSDTLYKHEAIGVTTMLIWGEDDSILVEGTSGGICPYIRGPVAVHTIPNCSHWVQEDRPETVNKLIWDFLLDMDVSLPILPQEGSESVGTEAKVLNSGPAGNHI; translated from the exons ATGAAGCACCTGCCTGTCTCAGGGATGCCCGGCTCGGGAAACACGGCTTCCTTTGGGGCAGG GTACTCATGGCGCCACCAGTTATGTGAATTTAGTTGCCAATACCACACAGTGGCACTGGATCTTCGAGGCTGTGGAGACTCTGACGCACCTTCTCAGTTGGATGAATACACGCTGGAGAAGCTGCTGTATGACATCAGAGACACCATCGATGAATTGG GTCACACGAGGTGTATTTTGGTGGGACATGACTGGGGTGGAATGTTAGCCTGGCATTTCGCCCTGGAGAGGCCAGACATGGTGCAGCGCCTGATCATCATGAACGCTCCCCACCCAGCTGCCTGGCTAG ATGCGGTGCTGCGACACCCCAAGCAGCTCCTCCGCTCGGGCCACGCCTGCTTCTTCCAGCTGCCACTACTGCCAGAGATAGCGCTCTCTTTGGATGACTTCAAA CTGCTGCGTAATATGCTGTGTGGTGCCCGCCTTGGTATCAGCAACAAGGCTAGGCGTTTGACCGAGGCCCAGCTGGATGGGTACCTGTATCGCCTGTCCCAACCTGGAggcctcactcctcctcttAATTACTTTCGTGCTTTCCTCAG CGACACTCTCTACAAACATGAAGCTATAGGAGTGACCACCATGTTGATTTGGGGTGAGGATGACAGCATACTGGTGGAGGGGACATCTGGGGGGATATGTCCTTATATCAGGGGTCCAGTTGCTGTCCACACCATCCCAAACTGCAGTCACTGGGTGCAGGAGGATCGGCCGGAGACAGTCAATAAACTCATCTGGGACTTCCTTCTAGACATGGATGTGTCATTGCCCATTCTGCCACAAGAAGGAAGTGAATCAGTTGGAACAGAAGCGAAAGTATTGAATAGTGGACCTGCTGGTAACCATATCTAA
- the LOC122131985 gene encoding epoxide hydrolase 3 isoform X1 produces the protein MNNLYKTLLLIPTRLSLRLLSLLYVSLVYGTACITALLLLTRFTWRALRDPYKTFQWTVRHEAPACLRDARLGKHGFLWGRSSGLRFHYVTQGDNKRPLMLFLHGFPENWYSWRHQLCEFSCQYHTVALDLRGCGDSDAPSQLDEYTLEKLLYDIRDTIDELGHTRCILVGHDWGGMLAWHFALERPDMVQRLIIMNAPHPAAWLDAVLRHPKQLLRSGHACFFQLPLLPEIALSLDDFKLLRNMLCGARLGISNKARRLTEAQLDGYLYRLSQPGGLTPPLNYFRAFLSDTLYKHEAIGVTTMLIWGEDDSILVEGTSGGICPYIRGPVAVHTIPNCSHWVQEDRPETVNKLIWDFLLDMDVSLPILPQEGSESVGTEAKVLNSGPAGNHI, from the exons ATGAACAATCTCTACAAGACACTTCTTTTGATTCCGACACGTCTGTCTCTGCGGTTGTTGAGTCTGCTGTATGTGAGCCTTGTTTATGGCACAGCATGTATCACCGCCCTGCTACTTCTCACTCGATTTACCTGGAGAGCTTTGCGAGACCCCTACAAAACCTTCCAGTGGACTGTCCGGCATGAAGCACCTGCCTGTCTCAGGGATGCCCGGCTCGGGAAACACGGCTTCCTTTGGGGCAGG AGCTCAGGTTTGAGGTTTCACTATGTAACCCAAGGAGACAACAAAAGGCCTCTTATGCTCTTCCTCCATGGATTCCCGGAAAACTG GTACTCATGGCGCCACCAGTTATGTGAATTTAGTTGCCAATACCACACAGTGGCACTGGATCTTCGAGGCTGTGGAGACTCTGACGCACCTTCTCAGTTGGATGAATACACGCTGGAGAAGCTGCTGTATGACATCAGAGACACCATCGATGAATTGG GTCACACGAGGTGTATTTTGGTGGGACATGACTGGGGTGGAATGTTAGCCTGGCATTTCGCCCTGGAGAGGCCAGACATGGTGCAGCGCCTGATCATCATGAACGCTCCCCACCCAGCTGCCTGGCTAG ATGCGGTGCTGCGACACCCCAAGCAGCTCCTCCGCTCGGGCCACGCCTGCTTCTTCCAGCTGCCACTACTGCCAGAGATAGCGCTCTCTTTGGATGACTTCAAA CTGCTGCGTAATATGCTGTGTGGTGCCCGCCTTGGTATCAGCAACAAGGCTAGGCGTTTGACCGAGGCCCAGCTGGATGGGTACCTGTATCGCCTGTCCCAACCTGGAggcctcactcctcctcttAATTACTTTCGTGCTTTCCTCAG CGACACTCTCTACAAACATGAAGCTATAGGAGTGACCACCATGTTGATTTGGGGTGAGGATGACAGCATACTGGTGGAGGGGACATCTGGGGGGATATGTCCTTATATCAGGGGTCCAGTTGCTGTCCACACCATCCCAAACTGCAGTCACTGGGTGCAGGAGGATCGGCCGGAGACAGTCAATAAACTCATCTGGGACTTCCTTCTAGACATGGATGTGTCATTGCCCATTCTGCCACAAGAAGGAAGTGAATCAGTTGGAACAGAAGCGAAAGTATTGAATAGTGGACCTGCTGGTAACCATATCTAA